Proteins encoded together in one Epinephelus moara isolate mb chromosome 2, YSFRI_EMoa_1.0, whole genome shotgun sequence window:
- the dyrk1ab gene encoding dual-specificity tyrosine-(Y)-phosphorylation regulated kinase 1A, b isoform X2: MAAPMPHTHQQYSDRHQPSTDQSVTVLPYSDQTPQLTANQRHMPQCFRDPTSAPLRKLSIDLIKTYKHINEVYYAKKKRRHQQGQGEDSSHKKERKVFNDGYDDDNYDYIVKNGEKWMDRYEIDSLIGKGSFGQVVKAYDRAEQEWVAIKIIKNKKAFLNQAQIEVRLLELMNKHDTEMKYYIVHLKRHFMFRNHLCLVFEMLSYNLYDLLRNTNFRGVSLNLTRKFAQQLCTALLFLATPELSIIHCDLKPENILLCNPKRSAIKIVDFGSSCQLGQRIYQYIQSRFYRSPEVLLGMPYDLAIDMWSLGCILVEMHTGEPLFSGANEVDQMNKIVEVLGIPPNHIMDLAPKARKFFEKLSDGTWSVKKTKDGKRYKPPASRKLHSILGVETGGPGGRRAGESGHAVADYLKFKDLILRMLDYDPKSRIQPYYALQHSFFKKTADEGTNTSSSVSTSPALEQSQSSGTTSSTSSSSGGSSGTSTSGRARSDPTHHHLHSGGHFGTAMPAIDGDSLCPQARQPYPPPLVWGGGVGPESVTGETHPVQETTFHVPPQHPKALHPHSHTHHHHGQMMATRPRPRHYTSPTHSSSTQDSMEVVHGHLSMTSLSSSASSSSTSSSSTGNHGNQAYQLRHLPAGALDFGQNGGLSMGLGAFSNPRQETGMAAHPAFSMGTNTGPAHYLAEGHLGMRQGMDREESPMTGVCVQQSSMASS; encoded by the exons ATGGCTGCTCCAATGCCCCATACGCACCAGCAGTACAGTGACCGCCACCAGCCAAGCACTGACCAATCTGTTACGGTCTTACCGTACAGCGACCAGACACCACAGCTCACTGCCAATCAG AGGCACATGCCCCAGTGCTTTCGTGACCCAACTTCAGCTCCCCTGAGGAAGCTCTCCATTGACCTTatcaaaacatacaaacacatcaatgag GTGTATTATGCAAAAAAGAAGCGACGGCACCAACAGGGTCAGGGTGAAGACTCCAGTcacaaaaaagagaggaaagtcTTTAATGATGGCTATGACGATGATAACTATGACTACATCGTCAAGAATGGGGAGAAGTGGATGGACCGCTATGAGATTGATTCCTTGATAGGAAAAGGATCATTTGGACAG GTTGTGAAAGCGTATGACCGGGCTGAGCAGGAATGGGTCGCCATTAAGATCATCAAGAACAAGAAAGCTTTCCTCAATCAAGCCCAGATTGAAGTGCGCCTCCTAGAGCTCATGAACAAACATGATACTGAGATGAAATACTACATCG ttcacCTAAAGCGTCACTTCATGTTCCGGAACCACCTCTGCCTCGTGTTTGAGATGCTTTCATATAACCTGTATGACTTACTCCGAAATACCAACTTCCGCGGCGTCTCGCTTAACCTCACCCGGAAGTTTGCCCAGCAGCTATGCACGGCGCTGCTCTTCCTGGCCACGCCTGAGCTCAGCATCATCCACTGTGACCTGAAGCCTGAGAACATCCTCCTCTGTAACCCCAAGAGGAGTGCCATCAAAATAGTGGACTTTGGCAGCTCATGCCAACTGGGACAAAGG ATATACCAATATATCCAGAGTCGCTTCTACCGTTCCCCAGAGGTGCTGCTGGGAATGCCCTATGACCTGGCCATCGACATGTGGTCCTTGGGCTGCATCTTGGTAGAGATGCACACTGGAGAACCTCTCTTCAGCGGAGCCAATGAG GTGGACCAGATGAACAAAATAGTCGAGGTTCTTGGTATCCCACCTAATCACATAATGGACCTAGCCCCAAAAGCCAGGAAGTTCTTTGAGAAGCTTTCTGATGGTACATGGAGTGTTAAGAAGACCAAAGATGGCAAAAGG TATAAGCCTCCAGCCTCGCGGAAGCTCCACTCCATCCTGGGTGTGGAGACAGGGGGTCCAGGTGGCCGGCGGGCGGGGGAGTCTGGCCATGCTGTTGCTGACTACTTGAAGTTCAAGGACCTGATCCTGCGGATGTTGGACTATGACCCCAAGAGCCGCATCCAGCCCTACTATGCCCTGCAGCACAGCTTCTTCAAGAAGACTGCGGATGAGGGGACCAATACAAGCAGCAGCGTGTCTACAAGCCCCGCGTTAGAGCAGTCCCAGTCTTCAGGAACCACCTCCAGCACCTCCTCTAGTTCAG GAGGATCATCTGGGACAAGTACCAGTGGCAGAGCAAGATCAGACCCTACCCATCACCACTTGCACAGTGGAGGACACTTCGGCACGGCCATGCCTGCCATAGATGGTGACAGCCTCTGCCCACAG GCAAGACAGCCTTACCCACCCCCGCTGGTGTGGGGAGGTGGCGTTGGACCAGAGTCAGTCACTGGAGAGACCCACCCAGTCCAGGAGACCACCTTCCATGTTCCCCCTCAGCACCCTAAGGCCCTGCATCCCCACTCACATACTCATCACCACCACGGGCAGATGATGGCTACACGGCCACGCCCACGCCACTACACCTCCCCGACACACAGCTCCTCGACACAGGACTCCATGGAGGTGGTTCATGGCCATCTGTCCATGACCTCCCtgtcttcctctgcctcctcttcctctacaTCGTCCTCTTCCACTGGGAACCATGGCAACCAGGCCTACCAGCTCCGCCATTTGCCTGCCGGAGCCCTTGACTTTGGTCAGAATGGTGGGCTGAGCATGGGGCTAGGTGCCTTCTCGAACCCACGGCAGGAGACTGGCATGGCAGCGCACCCTGCATTCTCCATGGGCACGAACACAGGGCCTGCCCACTACCTAGCGGAAGGCCACCTGGGCATGAGGCAGGGCATGGACCGGGAGGAGTCTCCAATGactggagtgtgtgtgcagcagagtTCTATGGCCAGCTCGTGA
- the dyrk1ab gene encoding dual-specificity tyrosine-(Y)-phosphorylation regulated kinase 1A, b isoform X1 produces the protein MMHPGGETSACKPSSVRLAPSFSLHTAGLQMAAPMPHTHQQYSDRHQPSTDQSVTVLPYSDQTPQLTANQRHMPQCFRDPTSAPLRKLSIDLIKTYKHINEVYYAKKKRRHQQGQGEDSSHKKERKVFNDGYDDDNYDYIVKNGEKWMDRYEIDSLIGKGSFGQVVKAYDRAEQEWVAIKIIKNKKAFLNQAQIEVRLLELMNKHDTEMKYYIVHLKRHFMFRNHLCLVFEMLSYNLYDLLRNTNFRGVSLNLTRKFAQQLCTALLFLATPELSIIHCDLKPENILLCNPKRSAIKIVDFGSSCQLGQRIYQYIQSRFYRSPEVLLGMPYDLAIDMWSLGCILVEMHTGEPLFSGANEVDQMNKIVEVLGIPPNHIMDLAPKARKFFEKLSDGTWSVKKTKDGKRYKPPASRKLHSILGVETGGPGGRRAGESGHAVADYLKFKDLILRMLDYDPKSRIQPYYALQHSFFKKTADEGTNTSSSVSTSPALEQSQSSGTTSSTSSSSGGSSGTSTSGRARSDPTHHHLHSGGHFGTAMPAIDGDSLCPQARQPYPPPLVWGGGVGPESVTGETHPVQETTFHVPPQHPKALHPHSHTHHHHGQMMATRPRPRHYTSPTHSSSTQDSMEVVHGHLSMTSLSSSASSSSTSSSSTGNHGNQAYQLRHLPAGALDFGQNGGLSMGLGAFSNPRQETGMAAHPAFSMGTNTGPAHYLAEGHLGMRQGMDREESPMTGVCVQQSSMASS, from the exons ATGATGCATCCAG GAGGAGAGACTTCAGCATGCAAACCTTCGTCCGTCCGGCTTGCGCCCTCTTTTTCTTTACACACTGCTGGTCTTCAGATGGCTGCTCCAATGCCCCATACGCACCAGCAGTACAGTGACCGCCACCAGCCAAGCACTGACCAATCTGTTACGGTCTTACCGTACAGCGACCAGACACCACAGCTCACTGCCAATCAG AGGCACATGCCCCAGTGCTTTCGTGACCCAACTTCAGCTCCCCTGAGGAAGCTCTCCATTGACCTTatcaaaacatacaaacacatcaatgag GTGTATTATGCAAAAAAGAAGCGACGGCACCAACAGGGTCAGGGTGAAGACTCCAGTcacaaaaaagagaggaaagtcTTTAATGATGGCTATGACGATGATAACTATGACTACATCGTCAAGAATGGGGAGAAGTGGATGGACCGCTATGAGATTGATTCCTTGATAGGAAAAGGATCATTTGGACAG GTTGTGAAAGCGTATGACCGGGCTGAGCAGGAATGGGTCGCCATTAAGATCATCAAGAACAAGAAAGCTTTCCTCAATCAAGCCCAGATTGAAGTGCGCCTCCTAGAGCTCATGAACAAACATGATACTGAGATGAAATACTACATCG ttcacCTAAAGCGTCACTTCATGTTCCGGAACCACCTCTGCCTCGTGTTTGAGATGCTTTCATATAACCTGTATGACTTACTCCGAAATACCAACTTCCGCGGCGTCTCGCTTAACCTCACCCGGAAGTTTGCCCAGCAGCTATGCACGGCGCTGCTCTTCCTGGCCACGCCTGAGCTCAGCATCATCCACTGTGACCTGAAGCCTGAGAACATCCTCCTCTGTAACCCCAAGAGGAGTGCCATCAAAATAGTGGACTTTGGCAGCTCATGCCAACTGGGACAAAGG ATATACCAATATATCCAGAGTCGCTTCTACCGTTCCCCAGAGGTGCTGCTGGGAATGCCCTATGACCTGGCCATCGACATGTGGTCCTTGGGCTGCATCTTGGTAGAGATGCACACTGGAGAACCTCTCTTCAGCGGAGCCAATGAG GTGGACCAGATGAACAAAATAGTCGAGGTTCTTGGTATCCCACCTAATCACATAATGGACCTAGCCCCAAAAGCCAGGAAGTTCTTTGAGAAGCTTTCTGATGGTACATGGAGTGTTAAGAAGACCAAAGATGGCAAAAGG TATAAGCCTCCAGCCTCGCGGAAGCTCCACTCCATCCTGGGTGTGGAGACAGGGGGTCCAGGTGGCCGGCGGGCGGGGGAGTCTGGCCATGCTGTTGCTGACTACTTGAAGTTCAAGGACCTGATCCTGCGGATGTTGGACTATGACCCCAAGAGCCGCATCCAGCCCTACTATGCCCTGCAGCACAGCTTCTTCAAGAAGACTGCGGATGAGGGGACCAATACAAGCAGCAGCGTGTCTACAAGCCCCGCGTTAGAGCAGTCCCAGTCTTCAGGAACCACCTCCAGCACCTCCTCTAGTTCAG GAGGATCATCTGGGACAAGTACCAGTGGCAGAGCAAGATCAGACCCTACCCATCACCACTTGCACAGTGGAGGACACTTCGGCACGGCCATGCCTGCCATAGATGGTGACAGCCTCTGCCCACAG GCAAGACAGCCTTACCCACCCCCGCTGGTGTGGGGAGGTGGCGTTGGACCAGAGTCAGTCACTGGAGAGACCCACCCAGTCCAGGAGACCACCTTCCATGTTCCCCCTCAGCACCCTAAGGCCCTGCATCCCCACTCACATACTCATCACCACCACGGGCAGATGATGGCTACACGGCCACGCCCACGCCACTACACCTCCCCGACACACAGCTCCTCGACACAGGACTCCATGGAGGTGGTTCATGGCCATCTGTCCATGACCTCCCtgtcttcctctgcctcctcttcctctacaTCGTCCTCTTCCACTGGGAACCATGGCAACCAGGCCTACCAGCTCCGCCATTTGCCTGCCGGAGCCCTTGACTTTGGTCAGAATGGTGGGCTGAGCATGGGGCTAGGTGCCTTCTCGAACCCACGGCAGGAGACTGGCATGGCAGCGCACCCTGCATTCTCCATGGGCACGAACACAGGGCCTGCCCACTACCTAGCGGAAGGCCACCTGGGCATGAGGCAGGGCATGGACCGGGAGGAGTCTCCAATGactggagtgtgtgtgcagcagagtTCTATGGCCAGCTCGTGA